The Gemmatimonadales bacterium genome window below encodes:
- the dnaB gene encoding replicative DNA helicase, protein MTSVSPDSSSIAETYTGRAAPWSQEAEQAVLGAMLLDQDAALLATELVQDEMFYREGNRRLFRAMVALVERRTVIDPVTLREELGRRGELDAVGGADYLADLVDAVPTAANLEYHARIVKDKAILRRLIETSTGIITEAYDGRATASDLLDKAESRIFQISQDRGSEGFSRLKEMLWPTMERIEALQRSGKSITGVPSGFVDLDKLTSGFQPSELVIVAARPSMGKTAFCLNIATHAAVEGEGVAIFSLEMSRDQLVQRMLTAEARVDSQRVRQGGLRDADFTNLARAAGVLQSCPVWIDDTPSLSLLEMRSKARRLKADNDIKMIVVDYLQLMRSPEYAENRVQEISDISRSLKALARELAVPVVALSQLSRASEQRGGERRPILSDLRDSGAIEQDADLVMFIHRPEYYDREDESKRGLADIMLAKNRNGPTGDVQLRFSREYTRFDSFSSRDDPE, encoded by the coding sequence ATGACGTCCGTATCGCCCGACAGCTCCTCGATCGCTGAGACCTACACCGGCCGCGCCGCCCCCTGGAGCCAGGAGGCGGAGCAGGCGGTGCTGGGCGCCATGCTGCTGGACCAGGACGCCGCGCTCCTCGCGACGGAACTGGTGCAGGACGAGATGTTCTACCGCGAGGGCAACCGCCGCCTCTTCCGGGCCATGGTGGCCCTCGTGGAGCGGCGCACCGTCATCGATCCCGTCACCCTGCGCGAAGAATTGGGGCGCCGCGGCGAGCTCGACGCCGTCGGGGGCGCCGACTACCTCGCCGACCTCGTGGACGCCGTCCCCACGGCGGCCAACCTCGAATACCATGCGCGGATCGTCAAGGACAAGGCGATCCTTCGCCGCCTGATCGAGACCTCCACCGGCATCATCACCGAGGCGTACGACGGCCGCGCCACCGCCTCCGACCTGCTCGACAAGGCGGAATCGCGGATCTTCCAGATTTCGCAGGACCGGGGCAGCGAGGGCTTCAGCCGCCTCAAGGAGATGCTTTGGCCCACGATGGAGCGCATTGAAGCGCTCCAGCGGAGCGGCAAATCGATCACGGGTGTGCCGAGCGGGTTCGTAGATTTGGACAAGCTGACCTCCGGATTCCAGCCGTCGGAACTGGTCATCGTCGCGGCGCGGCCGTCGATGGGGAAGACCGCCTTCTGTCTGAACATCGCCACGCACGCGGCGGTGGAGGGGGAAGGGGTCGCCATCTTCTCGCTGGAAATGTCCCGGGACCAGCTGGTGCAGCGGATGCTCACCGCCGAGGCGCGGGTCGACAGCCAGCGGGTCAGGCAGGGCGGGCTTCGTGACGCCGACTTTACCAACCTGGCGCGCGCCGCCGGTGTGTTGCAGAGCTGTCCGGTCTGGATCGACGACACCCCGAGCCTTTCGCTCCTGGAAATGCGCAGCAAGGCCCGACGGCTGAAGGCGGACAACGACATCAAGATGATCGTCGTGGACTATCTCCAACTGATGCGCAGTCCTGAATATGCCGAGAACCGGGTCCAGGAAATCAGCGACATCTCCCGCTCCCTGAAGGCGCTGGCCCGTGAACTCGCGGTGCCGGTGGTCGCGCTCAGCCAGCTGTCGCGCGCCTCGGAGCAGCGGGGCGGGGAGCGCCGCCCGATCCTCTCGGACCTGCGGGACTCCGGCGCCATCGAGCAGGACGCCGACCTGGTCATGTTCATTCACCGCCCGGAGTACTACGACCGGGAGGACGAATCGAAGAGAGGGCTGGCCGACATCATGCTGGCCAAGAACCGCAACGGTCCCACCGGCGACGTGCAGCTGCGCTTCAGCCGGGAATACACCCGCTTCGACAGCTTCTCAAGCCGCGACGACCCGGAGTAG
- the gap gene encoding type I glyceraldehyde-3-phosphate dehydrogenase, which produces MAVKVGINGFGRIGRNVVRAAKKMGATDLDFVAVNDLTDTRTLAHLLKYDSVHGRFDGTVEAGEGSLVVNGDTMKVLSEKDPSKLPWKELGVDVVLESTGRFTDREHAAMHLSAGARKVVISAPAKKEDVTLVYGVNHEKYDPAAHHVISNASCTTNCLVPVVKVILERFGFVHGFMTTIHSYTNDQQILDLPHKDLRRARAAAVSIIPTSTGAAKATGLVLPEVKGKIDGVSLRVPTPDVSVVALSVEVKKGTTIDEVNAAFREYAAGPMKGVLAVSDEPLVSVDYIGNVASSTVDLLSTNVVDGTMVNVTSWYDNEMGYSARCVDLLSYIGARL; this is translated from the coding sequence ATGGCGGTCAAAGTCGGCATCAATGGATTCGGCCGGATCGGGCGGAACGTCGTGCGGGCAGCCAAGAAGATGGGGGCGACCGACCTCGACTTCGTGGCCGTCAACGACCTCACGGACACCAGGACCCTGGCGCACCTGCTCAAGTATGACTCGGTGCACGGTCGGTTCGACGGCACCGTCGAGGCCGGGGAAGGGTCCCTGGTCGTCAACGGCGACACGATGAAGGTCCTCTCGGAAAAGGACCCCTCCAAGCTGCCGTGGAAGGAGCTAGGCGTGGACGTGGTGCTTGAGTCCACGGGCCGCTTCACGGACCGGGAGCATGCCGCCATGCATCTCTCGGCCGGGGCGCGCAAGGTGGTGATCTCCGCGCCGGCCAAGAAGGAAGACGTCACGCTCGTCTACGGCGTCAACCACGAAAAGTACGACCCGGCCGCGCACCATGTCATCTCGAACGCCAGCTGCACCACCAACTGTTTGGTGCCGGTGGTCAAGGTCATCCTGGAGCGGTTCGGTTTCGTGCACGGGTTCATGACGACGATTCACTCATACACCAACGACCAGCAGATCCTCGACCTGCCGCACAAGGACCTGCGCCGCGCCCGCGCGGCGGCGGTCTCGATCATCCCGACCAGCACCGGTGCGGCCAAGGCGACCGGTCTGGTACTCCCGGAAGTGAAGGGAAAGATTGACGGCGTGTCCCTCCGGGTCCCGACCCCGGACGTCTCGGTGGTGGCCCTGAGCGTCGAGGTCAAGAAGGGCACGACCATCGACGAGGTGAACGCGGCGTTTCGCGAGTATGCCGCGGGACCGATGAAGGGAGTCCTCGCGGTCAGCGACGAGCCGCTCGTCTCGGTGGACTACATCGGCAACGTCGCCTCAAGCACGGTCGACCTGTTGTCCACCAACGTGGTCGACGGGACCATGGTCAACGTGACGAGCTGGTACGACAACGAAATGGGGTACTCGGCGCGCTGCGTCGACCTCCTGTCGTACATCGGCGCCCGGTTGTGA
- a CDS encoding L-threonylcarbamoyladenylate synthase, whose product MILPFLTPDDVERAIPTVRDHLATGKLLAYPTETVYGLGSAPTEAALDALARLKGRPPKKPFLLLVSSEKMPEAWGLVYSRAASALAAAFWPGPLTLILKGGEGHLPDRLRGAEGGIGVRYTSHRGVRRLIEACGIPLTSTSANRPGSPPAAGASGIVPLFPEAVRAGDLLVLDGGVLGNVPPSTIVDCTEALPRMVREGAIPRDELRRAVGSLAP is encoded by the coding sequence ATGATTCTTCCCTTCCTGACGCCGGATGACGTGGAGCGCGCGATCCCGACGGTGCGCGACCATCTCGCCACCGGCAAGCTCCTGGCCTATCCCACCGAAACGGTCTACGGGCTCGGCTCGGCGCCGACCGAGGCCGCGCTCGATGCCCTGGCGCGCCTGAAGGGACGGCCGCCGAAGAAGCCGTTCCTGCTGCTGGTTTCGAGCGAGAAGATGCCCGAGGCATGGGGACTGGTGTATTCCCGCGCCGCCAGTGCGCTCGCCGCCGCCTTCTGGCCCGGGCCGCTGACGCTCATTCTGAAGGGTGGAGAGGGGCATCTGCCGGACCGGCTGCGCGGCGCGGAAGGGGGCATCGGTGTGCGGTACACCTCACACCGCGGCGTTCGCCGGTTGATCGAGGCATGCGGGATTCCCCTCACCTCCACGTCGGCCAACCGCCCGGGAAGTCCCCCGGCCGCCGGTGCCAGTGGCATCGTGCCGCTCTTTCCCGAGGCGGTGCGGGCCGGCGACCTCCTGGTTCTTGACGGCGGCGTGCTCGGCAACGTCCCTCCCTCCACCATCGTGGATTGCACCGAAGCGCTCCCGCGCATGGTTCGGGAGGGGGCCATCCCCCGGGACGAACTGCGTCGCGCGGTTGGGAGCCTTGCACCCTGA
- a CDS encoding uracil-DNA glycosylase: protein MSDKWQRYLRQQAELGGSEVYLAAGQGDRGAGGQEVSTAPQPRGPAEIDWRRGAPPIPGPGLTIELPTPDLLGDGLGALDSLGAIAERIAGCTRCGLAQGRKNTVPGEGDPSAGLMLIGEGPGATEDETGRPFVGAAGDLLTQILGSIGIPRESVFIANVVKCRPPQNRKPLPDESTACLPYLRRQVQLVRPKVILALGATAAESLLGVRKSLGALRGAVHSYGGVPLVVTYHPAALLRNPNWKKPTWDDVRIARQLLDR, encoded by the coding sequence TTGTCGGATAAGTGGCAGCGGTATCTCCGCCAGCAGGCGGAGCTAGGCGGCAGCGAGGTGTACCTCGCAGCCGGACAGGGGGACCGCGGGGCAGGGGGGCAGGAGGTGTCGACTGCCCCGCAGCCCCGCGGCCCCGCCGAGATCGACTGGCGCCGCGGGGCCCCGCCCATCCCAGGCCCCGGCCTGACCATCGAGTTGCCGACCCCCGACCTTCTCGGCGACGGGCTCGGCGCGCTCGATTCGCTCGGGGCGATCGCCGAGCGGATCGCCGGCTGCACCCGCTGCGGGCTGGCCCAGGGACGCAAGAATACCGTCCCCGGGGAGGGGGATCCCTCCGCCGGGTTGATGCTGATTGGCGAAGGGCCGGGCGCCACGGAGGATGAAACCGGTCGGCCGTTCGTCGGCGCCGCAGGCGATCTCCTGACGCAGATCCTGGGATCTATCGGGATTCCGCGGGAGAGTGTATTCATTGCCAATGTCGTGAAGTGCCGGCCCCCGCAGAACCGGAAGCCGTTGCCGGACGAGTCCACCGCCTGCCTTCCCTATCTCCGCCGTCAGGTGCAGTTGGTCCGCCCGAAGGTGATTCTGGCGCTCGGCGCCACCGCGGCCGAGTCGCTGCTCGGCGTCCGGAAGAGCCTGGGCGCGCTGCGCGGCGCGGTGCACAGCTATGGAGGCGTGCCGCTGGTGGTCACCTATCACCCCGCGGCACTGCTCCGCAACCCGAATTGGAAGAAGCCGACCTGGGATGACGTCCGTATCGCCCGACAGCTCCTCGATCGCTGA
- the ispD gene encoding 2-C-methyl-D-erythritol 4-phosphate cytidylyltransferase, whose protein sequence is MPLDVGVIVVAAGRGTRLGGTPKQFRELAGVPVLLRAIRPFASHPNVTHMVVALPPDAVANPPEWLAPLLGERLRLVAGGVERGDSVRAALAALPEQCALVLVHDGARPLVSRETIDAVIAVAARGTGAVAAVPLGDTLKMAAEGEGPPTVECTIPRRRLWRAQTPQGFPRELLERAIASAAADGVQGTDDAELVERIGGRVELVPDQPANLKLTTQADFTLAAALLQGVS, encoded by the coding sequence TTGCCGCTTGACGTCGGGGTGATCGTCGTGGCCGCGGGCCGTGGCACCCGCCTCGGCGGGACGCCCAAGCAGTTCCGCGAGCTCGCCGGCGTGCCGGTGCTCCTCCGTGCCATCCGTCCCTTCGCCTCCCACCCCAACGTCACGCACATGGTGGTCGCGCTCCCGCCCGACGCCGTGGCCAACCCGCCGGAATGGTTGGCCCCTCTCCTGGGGGAGCGACTCCGGCTCGTGGCCGGCGGCGTGGAGCGGGGCGACTCGGTCCGTGCTGCGCTTGCGGCGCTCCCGGAGCAGTGCGCGCTGGTATTGGTGCACGACGGGGCTCGCCCCCTCGTTTCGCGGGAAACCATCGACGCGGTCATCGCCGTGGCGGCTCGCGGCACTGGCGCCGTGGCCGCGGTGCCGCTGGGCGATACCCTGAAGATGGCGGCGGAGGGCGAGGGGCCGCCCACCGTTGAATGCACCATTCCGCGGCGCCGACTCTGGCGTGCGCAGACACCGCAGGGATTTCCGCGCGAGCTGCTGGAACGCGCCATCGCCTCGGCGGCCGCCGATGGGGTGCAGGGCACCGACGATGCCGAACTGGTCGAGCGGATCGGTGGTCGGGTCGAACTGGTGCCCGACCAACCAGCCAACCTCAAGCTTACCACGCAGGCGGATTTCACTCTCGCCGCAGCGCTCCTCCAGGGTGTCTCATGA
- a CDS encoding DNA-directed RNA polymerase subunit omega has translation MKIYTPVDAARKSGNKYLGVLVAAKFARYLNEFPRDHLDTGDEKLTTTALESLSFGGLEYKMIRRRRSEA, from the coding sequence TGCGGCCCGGAAGTCCGGCAACAAGTACCTCGGCGTCCTGGTCGCGGCCAAGTTCGCGCGCTACCTGAACGAGTTCCCGCGCGACCACCTCGACACCGGCGACGAGAAGCTCACGACGACGGCGCTCGAGTCGCTCTCCTTCGGCGGGCTCGAGTACAAGATGATCCGCCGCCGCCGCTCCGAGGCGTAA
- a CDS encoding low molecular weight protein arginine phosphatase codes for MPSRQSSPRRVVLVCTGNTCRSPLAEALLRQALEERGVTGIEVLSAGTGAWEGAPASEGAYLVGLENGLDLSGHRARLVTSELVAAADLMLTMARHHRARILELGGDDRVHLLGEFAGRSGGDAEVADPFGADLEAYRQTRDELSTLITIVADRLAGEQRNAGG; via the coding sequence ATGCCTTCGCGCCAATCGTCCCCTCGTCGCGTTGTCCTGGTCTGCACCGGCAACACCTGTCGCAGCCCCCTGGCGGAGGCGCTGCTGCGCCAGGCCCTGGAGGAGCGCGGTGTCACGGGCATCGAGGTGCTCTCCGCCGGAACCGGCGCATGGGAGGGAGCACCGGCGTCGGAAGGGGCCTACCTGGTTGGCTTGGAGAACGGGCTCGATCTCTCTGGCCATCGCGCACGACTCGTTACCAGTGAACTGGTGGCGGCCGCAGATCTGATGCTCACGATGGCGCGCCACCACCGGGCCCGAATTCTTGAGCTGGGGGGAGACGATCGGGTGCACCTGCTCGGGGAGTTTGCCGGCAGGTCGGGCGGGGACGCGGAGGTGGCCGATCCCTTCGGCGCCGATCTGGAGGCGTATCGCCAGACCCGAGACGAGTTGAGCACGCTGATCACGATTGTGGCGGACCGCCTGGCCGGGGAGCAACGGAATGCAGGGGGGTAG
- the radA gene encoding DNA repair protein RadA yields MARAQSVYRCTECGHDHPKWVGRCEGCEAWNTVAEEPLVRPAATRAGRRNAPRASHAPAAPAVRLRDIAESRLIRWPTGLPELDFVLGGGIVPGSMTLIGGEPGIGKSTLLLQVAARLESGGRRVLYASGEESPDQLRLRAARLEEDAGPVHVLGETRLEAVLEAAAGLPAEFLVLDSIQTVYTDSLESAPGNVGQVRESSALLMRYAKETGTAVVVVGHVTKGGGIAGPKTLEHIVDTVLYFEGEGSLDYRLLRATKNRFGSVDELGVFSMTERGLVAVPNPSAMFLAARATGTSGSAVTALMEGTRPVLVEVQALAAPSGYGTPQRVATGLDPKRLAVLLAVLERRGNTSFASLDVFVQATAGVRLAEPGADLAVAAALLSSLHGKPVPADVLYLGEIGLGGEVRPISGMERRMTEAARLGFRRVFSPGRNPPTVSGITVVGVDHIDQLVKSLAA; encoded by the coding sequence ATGGCCCGCGCGCAGTCGGTCTATCGGTGTACGGAGTGCGGACACGACCATCCCAAGTGGGTCGGCCGGTGCGAGGGATGCGAGGCGTGGAACACCGTGGCCGAGGAGCCGTTGGTGCGGCCGGCGGCCACGCGGGCCGGTCGGCGGAATGCGCCGCGTGCCTCGCACGCCCCGGCTGCCCCCGCCGTCCGCCTCCGCGACATCGCCGAATCCCGCCTCATCCGCTGGCCCACCGGACTTCCCGAACTCGATTTTGTCCTCGGGGGCGGCATCGTCCCCGGATCGATGACGCTCATCGGCGGCGAACCCGGCATCGGCAAGTCGACGCTGCTGCTCCAGGTGGCCGCCCGGCTCGAGTCGGGCGGGCGCCGGGTGCTCTACGCGAGCGGCGAGGAATCCCCCGATCAGCTCCGCCTCCGCGCGGCCCGCCTCGAAGAGGATGCCGGGCCGGTGCACGTCCTCGGTGAGACCCGGCTCGAGGCGGTGCTCGAGGCCGCCGCCGGCCTTCCCGCGGAATTCCTGGTCCTCGATTCCATCCAGACCGTGTACACCGACTCGCTGGAGAGCGCGCCCGGCAACGTCGGGCAGGTGCGGGAGTCGTCCGCGCTCCTGATGCGCTACGCCAAGGAGACGGGCACCGCGGTGGTCGTCGTCGGGCATGTGACGAAGGGAGGCGGCATCGCCGGTCCCAAGACCCTCGAGCACATCGTGGACACGGTGCTCTACTTCGAGGGGGAGGGCTCGCTCGACTACCGGCTGCTTCGCGCCACCAAGAATCGGTTCGGCTCGGTCGACGAACTCGGCGTCTTCTCGATGACGGAGCGCGGGCTCGTGGCGGTGCCGAACCCCTCCGCGATGTTCCTGGCGGCGCGCGCCACCGGCACGAGCGGCAGCGCCGTGACGGCGCTGATGGAGGGCACGCGGCCCGTCCTCGTCGAGGTGCAGGCCCTCGCCGCACCTTCGGGGTATGGCACGCCGCAGCGCGTCGCCACCGGGCTCGATCCCAAGCGCCTGGCGGTCTTGCTCGCCGTCCTCGAGCGGCGGGGCAACACCTCCTTCGCCTCGCTCGACGTGTTCGTGCAGGCCACGGCCGGTGTGCGTCTCGCGGAACCCGGGGCCGACCTGGCCGTGGCCGCGGCGCTGCTCTCGAGCCTTCACGGGAAGCCAGTTCCGGCGGATGTGCTCTATCTTGGTGAAATCGGGCTGGGCGGCGAGGTGCGTCCGATCAGCGGCATGGAGCGTCGGATGACCGAGGCGGCGCGGCTCGGATTCCGGCGCGTGTTCTCGCCGGGGCGGAATCCGCCCACTGTTTCTGGCATCACCGTGGTGGGCGTGGACCACATCGATCAATTGGTGAAGAGCCTTGCCGCTTGA
- a CDS encoding phosphoglycerate kinase, with protein sequence MKRTLASLDPAALEGRRALVRVDFNCPIADGRVTDDMRIRAALPTIKYLRDRGARVVLLSHLGRPKGAPNPKYSMEPVVRALEALLGSPVTFLPDPTSAEAVATTRHMPRGGIAVAENTRFHPGEETNDDALSERFAALGDLYVNDAFGSAHRAHASTAGVAHRLKPAVSGFLMEKELAYLGQALGNPKRPFVAVMGGAKISGKIDLIEALLPTVDAILIGGAMACTFFKAMGLEVGNSLVEDDRVEMAAALLKRAGAKLVLPVGAVVAQKLDATAETRTVPRDAIPAGWAMFDIDPASERLFAERIAAAGTVVWNGPMGVFETPPFDHGTMAVAQAMARATEAGTVTVVGGGDSAAAVAAALLADRMTHVSTGGGASLEFLEGKVLPGVAALDES encoded by the coding sequence GTGAAGCGGACACTCGCCTCGCTCGACCCGGCGGCCCTCGAAGGCCGCCGGGCGCTGGTCCGGGTGGACTTCAACTGCCCGATCGCCGACGGCCGCGTCACGGATGACATGCGCATTCGCGCGGCCTTGCCCACCATCAAGTATCTCCGGGACCGGGGCGCGCGGGTCGTGCTGCTCTCGCACCTTGGCCGGCCCAAGGGCGCGCCAAACCCCAAGTACTCCATGGAGCCGGTGGTCCGGGCGCTCGAGGCCCTCCTCGGCTCTCCGGTCACCTTCCTGCCCGACCCGACCTCGGCGGAGGCGGTCGCCACCACGCGCCACATGCCGCGCGGGGGGATCGCCGTGGCGGAGAACACCCGGTTCCATCCCGGTGAGGAAACGAACGACGACGCCCTGTCAGAGCGCTTCGCCGCGCTCGGCGACCTCTACGTGAACGACGCCTTCGGGTCGGCGCACCGGGCCCATGCGAGCACTGCAGGCGTGGCGCACCGGCTGAAGCCGGCCGTGTCGGGATTCCTGATGGAAAAGGAGTTGGCATACCTCGGACAGGCACTGGGAAACCCGAAGCGTCCCTTCGTGGCGGTGATGGGCGGCGCCAAGATCTCCGGGAAGATCGACCTGATCGAGGCGCTGCTGCCCACCGTCGACGCCATCCTGATCGGCGGCGCCATGGCCTGCACCTTCTTCAAGGCGATGGGGCTGGAGGTCGGCAATTCGCTCGTGGAAGACGACCGGGTGGAGATGGCGGCGGCGTTGCTGAAGCGGGCCGGCGCCAAGCTGGTGCTGCCCGTCGGGGCGGTCGTGGCGCAGAAGCTCGATGCCACCGCCGAGACGCGCACGGTCCCGCGAGACGCCATACCGGCTGGATGGGCCATGTTTGACATCGATCCGGCCAGTGAGCGCCTCTTTGCCGAGCGGATTGCCGCGGCCGGCACGGTGGTGTGGAACGGCCCGATGGGGGTATTCGAGACTCCGCCCTTTGACCACGGCACGATGGCCGTCGCCCAGGCGATGGCTCGCGCCACCGAAGCGGGGACGGTCACGGTGGTCGGTGGCGGGGACTCGGCTGCGGCCGTTGCCGCCGCCCTGCTCGCTGACAGGATGACGCACGTTTCAACCGGGGGCGGCGCCTCCCTCGAATTCCTCGAGGGGAAGGTCCTGCCCGGTGTCGCCGCACTCGACGAAAGCTGA
- the coaBC gene encoding bifunctional phosphopantothenoylcysteine decarboxylase/phosphopantothenate--cysteine ligase CoaBC produces MWAGRHVVLGVSGGIACYKSCILARRLTEAGARVDVVLTRAAAEFVRPLTFEALTGRPVLTSLWERDRALAHVRLADTADLVILAPATAQLLARAAQGLADDVLTALLLARTGPVLAAPAMNDAMYAHEATARNVEALAARGWAFVGPEVGPLAEGPSDRPGRMSEPETIVAHGARVLRRGSALAGRTVVVTAGPTREPIDPVRVVTNRSSGKMGYRLAEAAWERGADVVLVSGPVTLQAPVGVRLRSVETTQDLERAVSEELPGADVLIMAAAPADYRPSSPSTAKRPRTDGALAIPMEPTADILRATVAVRKAGSVIVGFALETGDAIQKARTKLEGKALDLIVVNDALEPGAGFDVDTNRVAILDREGNARVVPLASKREVADTILDAVEARIVG; encoded by the coding sequence GTGTGGGCCGGCCGGCACGTCGTCCTCGGCGTGTCGGGCGGGATCGCATGCTATAAGAGCTGCATTCTTGCCCGACGCCTGACCGAGGCGGGGGCGCGGGTGGATGTCGTCCTCACGCGTGCCGCCGCGGAGTTCGTGCGGCCGCTCACATTTGAGGCACTGACCGGGCGCCCGGTCCTGACCTCCCTCTGGGAGCGGGATCGGGCGCTTGCGCATGTGCGCCTGGCCGACACCGCCGATCTCGTGATCCTTGCGCCCGCCACCGCCCAGTTGCTCGCCCGCGCGGCACAGGGACTCGCCGACGACGTCCTGACCGCCCTGCTGCTCGCCCGCACCGGACCGGTGCTCGCCGCACCCGCCATGAATGATGCGATGTACGCGCACGAGGCGACGGCCCGGAATGTGGAAGCGCTGGCCGCCCGGGGGTGGGCGTTTGTCGGCCCCGAGGTCGGCCCGCTCGCGGAGGGTCCGTCGGATCGCCCCGGTCGCATGAGTGAGCCGGAGACGATCGTTGCCCACGGCGCGCGAGTGCTCCGCCGCGGGAGCGCGCTGGCAGGTCGCACTGTGGTGGTGACAGCCGGCCCGACCCGTGAGCCGATCGATCCGGTCCGGGTGGTGACCAACCGATCCAGTGGCAAGATGGGCTACCGGCTCGCCGAGGCCGCATGGGAGCGGGGCGCAGACGTGGTCCTGGTCAGCGGCCCCGTCACGTTGCAGGCACCGGTCGGCGTGCGGCTCCGGTCGGTGGAGACCACGCAGGACCTGGAGCGGGCCGTGTCGGAGGAACTTCCAGGTGCGGATGTGCTGATCATGGCCGCCGCGCCGGCGGACTACCGGCCTTCCAGCCCGAGCACCGCCAAGCGACCGCGTACCGACGGTGCGCTGGCCATCCCGATGGAACCGACGGCGGACATCCTCCGCGCCACCGTGGCGGTGCGGAAGGCGGGGAGCGTGATCGTCGGCTTCGCGCTGGAAACGGGCGACGCGATCCAGAAGGCGCGCACGAAACTCGAAGGGAAGGCGCTGGACCTGATCGTGGTCAACGACGCCCTCGAGCCGGGTGCCGGCTTCGACGTCGATACCAACCGGGTGGCGATTCTCGACCGCGAAGGCAACGCGCGCGTCGTGCCGCTGGCCTCGAAGCGCGAGGTGGCCGACACCATCCTCGACGCCGTGGAGGCCCGCATTGTCGGATAA
- a CDS encoding double zinc ribbon domain-containing protein gives MLPSIDLRAALSALEWALLPPQCLTCDEPVPRSDGDALICGVCRSRWRRVAPPQCARCGGTVPPEGPCLFCAEWPLALTSVWAAVWLDEGARRAMHRLKYGGWWRVADALAAGMQPVPLLEAPAVLVPIPLGSRRLRARGFNQAERLAEALARHGTHTVQPELLRRRRETGTQTKLTPEARRANVSGAFEATGPVQGRIVLVDDVLTTGATLAEAAVALAAGGATSVQAVTFARARPPATMLG, from the coding sequence ATGTTGCCCTCGATTGATCTCCGCGCCGCGCTCTCGGCGCTCGAATGGGCGCTGCTCCCACCGCAATGCCTGACCTGTGATGAACCAGTCCCCCGGAGTGACGGCGACGCGCTGATCTGTGGCGTCTGCCGCTCCCGCTGGCGGCGGGTGGCTCCGCCGCAGTGCGCGCGCTGCGGCGGGACGGTCCCCCCAGAGGGGCCGTGCCTCTTCTGCGCCGAATGGCCGCTGGCGCTCACCTCCGTGTGGGCCGCGGTCTGGCTGGACGAGGGGGCCCGCCGGGCGATGCACCGCCTCAAGTACGGCGGATGGTGGCGCGTCGCGGATGCGTTGGCGGCCGGCATGCAACCGGTGCCGTTGCTTGAGGCGCCGGCCGTGCTGGTCCCCATTCCGCTGGGGAGCCGTCGGCTGCGCGCGCGAGGCTTCAACCAGGCGGAGCGGCTCGCGGAGGCGCTCGCGCGACATGGGACGCACACGGTGCAGCCGGAGTTGCTGCGCCGCCGAAGGGAGACCGGGACCCAGACCAAGCTCACACCGGAGGCGCGGCGGGCGAACGTGAGCGGCGCGTTCGAGGCCACGGGCCCGGTGCAGGGGAGGATCGTGCTGGTGGACGATGTCCTGACAACCGGTGCGACCCTGGCAGAGGCGGCGGTCGCGCTCGCGGCCGGAGGGGCGACTTCGGTCCAGGCGGTCACCTTCGCACGGGCCCGCCCGCCGGCGACAATGCTGGGTTGA